From Marinobacterium sp. LSUCC0821, a single genomic window includes:
- the rplW gene encoding 50S ribosomal protein L23: MNQERVYKVLLGPHISEKATIVAEDSQQVVFRVSSDATKPEIKTAVEQLFNVKVAAVNVLNAKGKTKRTQRGLGKRNDVRKAYVRLAEGSEIDFLAAGE, from the coding sequence ATGAACCAGGAACGCGTATACAAAGTGTTGCTAGGACCGCACATCTCTGAGAAAGCTACAATCGTAGCTGAAGATTCTCAGCAGGTTGTTTTCCGTGTATCTAGCGATGCAACTAAACCTGAGATCAAGACTGCTGTAGAGCAGCTTTTCAACGTTAAGGTTGCAGCTGTAAACGTTCTGAACGCTAAAGGTAAGACTAAGCGTACTCAACGTGGTCTAGGTAAACGTAACGATGTACGTAAAGCGTACGTTCGTCTAGCTGAAGGCTCAGAAATTGATTTTCTGGCTGCTGGCGAATAA
- the rpsJ gene encoding 30S ribosomal protein S10: protein MQNQKIRIRLKAFDHRLIDTSAQEIVETAKRTGAQVRGPIPLPTRKERYTVLISPHVNKDARDQYEIRTHKRVLDIVEPTEKTVDALMKLDLAAGVEVQISLG from the coding sequence ATGCAGAACCAAAAAATCAGAATTCGTCTGAAAGCTTTTGACCATCGTCTGATCGATACTTCGGCTCAGGAGATCGTTGAAACCGCTAAGCGAACTGGTGCTCAGGTCCGTGGTCCGATCCCACTTCCTACTCGCAAAGAGCGTTACACCGTTCTGATCTCTCCGCACGTCAACAAAGACGCGCGTGATCAGTACGAAATTCGTACGCACAAGCGTGTTCTAGATATCGTTGAGCCAACAGAAAAAACTGTTGATGCTCTAATGAAACTAGATCTCGCAGCGGGTGTAGAAGTGCAGATCAGCCTAGGCTAA
- the rplV gene encoding 50S ribosomal protein L22, protein MEAIAKHNGARISAQKARLVADQIRGKSVGEALNILAFSTKKGAHLVKKVLESAIANAEHNEGADIDELRVATVFVDEGMTMKRIRPRAKGRADRILKRSCHITVKVAD, encoded by the coding sequence ATGGAAGCTATTGCAAAGCATAACGGCGCCCGCATCTCTGCACAGAAAGCTCGTCTGGTTGCTGACCAGATCCGTGGCAAATCTGTCGGTGAAGCTCTGAACATTCTTGCGTTCAGCACTAAAAAAGGTGCGCACCTAGTTAAGAAAGTGCTTGAGTCTGCTATCGCAAACGCAGAGCACAATGAAGGCGCTGACATTGACGAACTTCGCGTTGCGACTGTTTTCGTTGATGAAGGCATGACCATGAAACGTATTCGTCCGCGTGCTAAGGGTCGAGCTGATCGTATTTTGAAACGCTCGTGCCATATCACGGTTAAGGTCGCAGACTAA
- the rpmC gene encoding 50S ribosomal protein L29 has translation MKATELRDKSVEELQQSLLSLLKDQFNLRMQKATGQLAQTHMLGQVRRDIARVKTVLNEKQVTK, from the coding sequence ATGAAAGCTACTGAACTACGTGATAAGTCCGTAGAAGAGTTGCAGCAGTCTCTGCTGTCTCTTCTCAAGGACCAGTTTAACCTGCGTATGCAGAAAGCTACTGGCCAGTTGGCACAGACTCACATGTTGGGTCAGGTTCGTCGCGACATTGCTCGCGTTAAGACTGTACTTAACGAAAAGCAGGTGACTAAATGA
- the rplB gene encoding 50S ribosomal protein L2 — protein sequence MATVKAKPTSPGRRHVVTVKGVELHKGKPFAALVEKKSKSGGRNNNGRITTRHVGGGHKQAYRVIDFRRNKDGIPAVVERLEYDPNRSAHIALLKYADGERRYIIAPKGVEAGAAIMSGEQVDIKPGNCMPLRNMPVGSTIHCIELKPGKGAQLGRSAGAAVQLVAREGQYATIRLRSGEMRKVLSECRATLGEVGNGEHSLRVLGKAGATRWRGVRPTVRGVVMNPVDHPHGGGEGRTSGGRHPVTPWGVPTKGYKTRKNKRTDKLIVRDRRK from the coding sequence ATGGCTACTGTTAAAGCAAAACCGACTTCCCCAGGGCGTCGTCACGTCGTAACTGTTAAAGGTGTTGAGCTTCACAAAGGCAAACCTTTCGCAGCTTTGGTCGAAAAGAAATCTAAGTCTGGTGGTCGTAACAACAACGGTCGTATCACGACTCGTCACGTTGGCGGCGGTCACAAGCAGGCTTACCGTGTTATCGATTTCCGTCGTAATAAAGATGGTATCCCAGCTGTTGTAGAGCGTCTGGAATACGATCCAAACCGCTCAGCGCACATTGCACTGCTTAAATATGCAGACGGTGAGCGTCGTTACATCATCGCTCCAAAAGGCGTTGAAGCGGGTGCGGCAATCATGTCTGGTGAGCAGGTTGATATCAAACCAGGTAACTGTATGCCGCTGCGCAACATGCCTGTTGGTTCAACTATTCACTGTATCGAATTGAAGCCTGGTAAAGGTGCTCAGCTTGGTCGTTCAGCAGGTGCTGCGGTTCAGCTAGTTGCTCGTGAAGGTCAGTACGCGACTATACGTCTACGTTCTGGCGAAATGCGCAAAGTATTGTCTGAATGTCGTGCAACTCTTGGTGAAGTGGGCAACGGCGAGCATAGCCTTCGTGTATTGGGTAAAGCTGGTGCTACGCGCTGGCGCGGTGTTCGTCCTACCGTTCGCGGTGTGGTAATGAACCCTGTTGATCACCCACACGGCGGTGGTGAAGGTCGTACTTCTGGTGGTCGTCATCCTGTGACTCCATGGGGCGTACCGACTAAGGGCTACAAAACTCGTAAGAACAAGCGTACTGATAAGCTTATCGTACGTGATCGTCGTAAGTAA
- the rplN gene encoding 50S ribosomal protein L14, whose translation MIQTETMLDVADNSGAKRVQCIKVLGGSHRRYANVGDVIKVTVKEAAPRGKVKKGQVLKAVVVRTRKGVRRPDGSLIRFDVNSAVLLNNNDAPIGTRIFGPVTRELRSEKFMKIISLAPEVL comes from the coding sequence ATGATTCAAACTGAAACGATGCTTGATGTCGCTGATAACAGCGGTGCTAAGCGAGTGCAGTGTATTAAGGTCCTGGGCGGTTCACACCGTCGTTACGCTAATGTTGGCGATGTTATCAAGGTTACCGTTAAAGAAGCGGCGCCTCGTGGCAAAGTTAAGAAAGGCCAGGTACTTAAGGCTGTCGTAGTACGTACCCGTAAAGGTGTTCGTCGTCCAGATGGTTCATTAATCCGTTTTGATGTTAACTCAGCGGTTCTTTTGAACAACAACGACGCTCCAATCGGAACTCGTATCTTCGGGCCAGTAACGCGTGAGCTTCGCTCAGAGAAGTTCATGAAGATCATTTCCCTGGCGCCTGAAGTGCTATAA
- the rplP gene encoding 50S ribosomal protein L16: MLQPKRLKFRKVFKGRNRGLAQRGSSVSFGEFALKATERGRITARQIEAARRTMTRHVKRGGKIWIRVFPDKPITGKPLEVRMGKGKGSVEYWVAQIQPGKVLFEMSGVPEDLAKEAFNLAAAKLPLNTTVVKRTVM; this comes from the coding sequence ATGTTACAACCAAAGCGTCTAAAATTCCGTAAGGTATTTAAAGGCCGTAACCGCGGTCTTGCTCAGCGCGGCAGCAGCGTAAGCTTCGGCGAATTCGCTCTTAAAGCTACTGAGCGCGGTCGCATCACTGCACGTCAGATCGAAGCGGCTCGTCGTACCATGACTCGTCACGTTAAACGTGGTGGTAAAATCTGGATCCGTGTGTTCCCAGATAAGCCGATTACTGGCAAGCCACTAGAAGTGCGTATGGGTAAAGGTAAAGGTAGCGTTGAGTACTGGGTTGCTCAGATTCAGCCAGGTAAGGTTCTTTTCGAGATGTCAGGTGTGCCTGAAGATCTTGCAAAAGAAGCATTCAACCTAGCGGCTGCTAAGCTTCCTTTGAATACAACTGTTGTTAAGCGGACGGTGATGTAA
- the rpsQ gene encoding 30S ribosomal protein S17, which produces MSAEKRTRTVTGKVISDKMDKTITVLVERKEKHPIYGKFVKRSTKLHAHDEKNECQMGDLVTIAESRPLSKTKTWSLVRIEERGAKV; this is translated from the coding sequence ATGAGTGCTGAAAAACGTACACGTACTGTGACCGGTAAGGTTATCAGTGACAAGATGGATAAAACCATCACTGTGCTAGTAGAGCGCAAGGAAAAGCACCCTATCTACGGTAAATTCGTTAAGCGTTCAACTAAGTTGCACGCACATGACGAAAAGAATGAATGCCAGATGGGTGATCTTGTGACTATCGCAGAGAGTCGCCCTTTGTCCAAGACTAAAACTTGGTCATTGGTACGCATTGAAGAACGTGGAGCGAAGGTGTAA
- the rpsS gene encoding 30S ribosomal protein S19: MPRSLKKGPFIDLHLLKKVEAAIEGGDRKPIKTWSRRSTIFPNFVGLTIAVHNGRQHVPVFVTEEMVGHKLGEFALTRTFKGHVADKKAKK; encoded by the coding sequence GTGCCACGTTCATTGAAGAAAGGTCCATTTATCGACCTTCACTTGTTGAAAAAGGTAGAAGCTGCAATTGAGGGCGGTGACCGCAAGCCTATTAAGACTTGGTCTCGTCGCTCTACAATCTTTCCAAACTTTGTTGGATTGACTATTGCAGTACACAACGGCCGCCAGCATGTCCCAGTATTCGTTACTGAGGAAATGGTAGGTCATAAGCTGGGTGAATTTGCACTGACTCGTACTTTCAAGGGTCACGTTGCAGATAAGAAGGCTAAGAAGTAA
- the rplD gene encoding 50S ribosomal protein L4, translated as MNLNLTGAKGSVEVADTAFGKEFNEALVHQVVTAYMAGGRQGTKAQKTRSEVAGGGAKPFRQKGTGRARQGTTRSPIWRTGGVTFAAKPRNYDQKVNKKMYRAAMRSILSELVRQERLVVVENFSVESPKTKQFLAKMKEFDLSNALVVTEEVDLNLYLAARNVPHVDVRDAAAIDPVSLIGFDKVVVTVPALKKIEEVFA; from the coding sequence ATGAATTTAAATCTGACTGGCGCCAAAGGTTCGGTAGAAGTTGCCGATACTGCGTTTGGTAAAGAGTTTAACGAAGCTCTAGTGCACCAGGTTGTTACTGCTTACATGGCAGGCGGCCGTCAGGGTACTAAAGCTCAGAAAACACGCTCAGAAGTAGCTGGTGGTGGTGCTAAGCCATTCCGTCAGAAAGGTACAGGTCGTGCTCGTCAGGGTACTACTCGTTCTCCAATCTGGCGCACTGGTGGTGTTACGTTCGCTGCTAAGCCACGTAACTACGATCAGAAAGTTAACAAGAAGATGTACCGCGCTGCGATGCGTTCTATCTTGTCTGAGCTTGTACGTCAGGAGCGTCTAGTTGTTGTTGAGAACTTCTCTGTGGAGTCTCCAAAAACTAAGCAGTTCCTAGCGAAAATGAAAGAGTTCGACCTGAGCAATGCTCTGGTAGTGACAGAAGAAGTTGATCTTAACCTGTACCTTGCTGCACGAAACGTGCCACATGTAGATGTGCGCGATGCCGCTGCAATTGATCCAGTTAGCTTGATCGGCTTTGACAAAGTTGTTGTGACTGTCCCTGCTCTGAAGAAGATCGAGGAGGTGTTCGCATGA
- the rpsC gene encoding 30S ribosomal protein S3 — protein sequence MGQKVNPTGIRLGVVKDHTSVWYADKADYAKKLLNDLEVRKYLEKQLEKASVSRIEIERPAQNAKITIHTARPGIVIGKKGEDVEVLRSTCSKMMGVPVQLNIEEIRKPDLDAKLVAQNIAGQLERRVMFRRAMKRAVQNTMRAGAKGIKISLAGRLGGAEIARTEWYREGRVPLHTLRADIDYATYEAHTTYGVIGIKTWIFKGEILGGIEQVRAEKKAPAKKAK from the coding sequence ATGGGTCAAAAGGTTAACCCAACCGGTATTCGACTTGGTGTCGTTAAAGATCACACTTCTGTGTGGTATGCGGACAAAGCCGATTACGCGAAAAAACTGCTAAACGATCTTGAAGTACGTAAGTACCTTGAGAAGCAGCTAGAAAAAGCATCTGTAAGCCGCATCGAAATCGAGCGTCCTGCACAGAATGCTAAGATCACCATCCACACTGCCCGTCCAGGTATCGTGATTGGTAAGAAAGGTGAAGACGTAGAAGTTCTTCGTTCAACTTGTTCTAAGATGATGGGTGTACCTGTACAGCTAAACATCGAAGAGATTCGTAAGCCAGATTTGGATGCGAAACTAGTTGCGCAGAACATTGCGGGTCAGCTTGAGCGTCGTGTTATGTTCCGTCGCGCTATGAAGCGCGCTGTACAGAACACCATGCGTGCTGGCGCGAAAGGTATCAAGATCTCTCTTGCAGGCCGTCTAGGTGGTGCTGAGATCGCGCGTACTGAGTGGTACCGTGAAGGCCGTGTGCCTCTACACACTCTGCGTGCTGATATCGACTACGCGACCTACGAAGCTCACACCACCTACGGTGTGATCGGTATCAAAACGTGGATCTTCAAAGGCGAAATCCTTGGCGGCATCGAACAGGTGCGTGCTGAGAAGAAAGCGCCTGCGAAGAAGGCTAAGTGA
- the rplC gene encoding 50S ribosomal protein L3 gives MSLGLIGRKAGMTRVFTEDGVSVPVTVIEVEPNRVTCVKTVDTDGYAAVQVTTGAKKANRLSKPEAGHFAKAGVEAGAGLWEFRANGDEEINVGDSLTVERFQAGQKVDVTGQTKGKGFQGGVKRWNFATQDATHGNSLSHRAPGSIGQCQTPGRVFKGKKMAGHMGAERQTTQSLEVVRVDAERGLLLIKGAVPGAPGGDVIVKPAVKARG, from the coding sequence ATGTCATTAGGACTAATCGGACGTAAAGCGGGCATGACCCGTGTCTTCACTGAAGACGGCGTATCCGTGCCAGTCACCGTCATCGAGGTGGAACCGAACCGCGTGACTTGTGTGAAGACCGTTGATACAGACGGTTACGCAGCTGTGCAGGTGACTACTGGTGCTAAGAAAGCAAATCGTCTTTCTAAGCCAGAAGCAGGTCACTTTGCTAAAGCAGGCGTTGAAGCAGGTGCAGGTTTGTGGGAGTTTCGCGCGAATGGTGATGAGGAAATCAACGTTGGTGATTCACTAACAGTTGAGCGCTTCCAAGCTGGTCAGAAAGTAGACGTTACAGGTCAAACTAAAGGTAAGGGTTTCCAGGGTGGCGTTAAGCGCTGGAACTTCGCTACTCAGGATGCGACTCACGGTAACTCACTATCTCACCGTGCTCCGGGTTCAATCGGCCAGTGTCAAACACCGGGTCGCGTTTTTAAAGGTAAAAAGATGGCAGGGCACATGGGTGCTGAGCGTCAAACTACACAAAGCCTTGAGGTTGTACGTGTAGACGCTGAGCGCGGTTTGCTTCTCATCAAGGGTGCTGTTCCTGGTGCTCCTGGTGGCGATGTTATCGTTAAACCAGCAGTTAAAGCGCGCGGCTAA